From Microcystis aeruginosa NIES-2549, a single genomic window includes:
- the recJ gene encoding single-stranded-DNA-specific exonuclease RecJ: MTYKYPIQRWYIAATNPEKIEGLAREMGLSSLLATILINRGIDTPELAKTYIDPEADTLPSPLGEFPDLEKSVNLLVKAIARGDKIAICGDYDADGMTSTSLLLRALRHLGARVNHAIPSRMKEGYGINQRIVEEFAESGVGLILTVDNGISAHEPIALAIELGLKVIITDHHDLPPILPNASAILNPKLLTPNSPYQGLAGVGVAYILAVTTAQKMGKLQGLTESLLALFTLGTIADLAPLIGVNRRWLKRGLRKLPKSQLVGIQSLMQIAGISEEQKQLQPDDIGFKLGPRINAIGRIGDPQIVIELLTTDDAGIALERAMQCEQINRTRQELCEKIEEEAIKLVEETPILWQKDRGLVLVEKDWHHGVIGIVASRLVERYGVPVFIGTYEEEDTGKIRGSARGIEEFHVFEALQFCQDLLGKFGGHKMAGGFSLPTANLLAFKQRLSQFSHKILQIEQLKPLIKIDTILDFKQINLQLFQQIDSLQPWGIGNELPVFWTPNVRIVEQKTIGKNHLKLLLAQRDDTRIQALAWRWGEYCPLPTRLDIAYKLKENTWNGNTTIEIELVGVRLPQENDNIKKAIFMHADKMYQCSFWADLNEIRIKNEQGDILVVQKGQRIGLLGKNRQQAREVNVTEPRFYTLIKVAIKALAI, translated from the coding sequence ATGACCTACAAATATCCCATCCAACGCTGGTATATTGCCGCGACTAATCCCGAAAAAATTGAGGGTTTAGCGCGGGAAATGGGACTATCATCGTTATTAGCAACTATCTTAATTAATCGCGGTATTGATACCCCCGAATTAGCTAAAACTTATATAGATCCTGAAGCGGATACCTTACCCTCTCCCCTGGGAGAATTTCCCGACTTAGAAAAAAGTGTCAATTTATTAGTAAAAGCGATCGCCAGAGGCGATAAAATTGCTATCTGTGGGGACTACGATGCCGACGGCATGACCAGTACATCTTTACTGTTAAGAGCCTTGAGACATCTCGGTGCTAGGGTAAATCATGCCATACCCAGTCGCATGAAAGAGGGATACGGAATTAATCAGCGCATTGTCGAAGAATTTGCCGAGTCGGGAGTCGGATTGATTCTCACCGTTGATAATGGTATTTCCGCTCACGAACCGATCGCCCTAGCGATAGAATTAGGATTAAAAGTTATTATCACCGATCATCACGATCTGCCGCCAATTTTACCAAATGCCTCCGCTATTCTCAACCCGAAATTATTAACCCCGAACTCTCCCTATCAGGGATTAGCGGGGGTGGGAGTCGCCTATATTTTAGCGGTGACAACTGCCCAAAAAATGGGTAAATTACAGGGATTAACCGAGTCATTATTAGCATTATTTACCCTAGGCACTATAGCAGATTTAGCCCCATTAATCGGGGTAAATCGTCGCTGGTTAAAACGGGGTTTAAGAAAATTACCCAAATCTCAATTAGTCGGCATTCAATCCCTGATGCAAATAGCGGGAATTAGCGAGGAACAAAAGCAATTACAACCGGATGATATTGGCTTTAAATTAGGACCGAGAATTAATGCCATTGGCAGAATTGGTGATCCCCAGATAGTTATTGAATTATTAACCACCGATGATGCCGGAATTGCCTTAGAAAGAGCGATGCAGTGCGAACAAATTAATCGTACCCGTCAAGAATTGTGCGAAAAAATTGAAGAAGAAGCGATTAAATTGGTCGAAGAAACTCCGATTCTTTGGCAAAAAGATCGAGGTTTAGTTTTAGTCGAAAAAGATTGGCATCATGGGGTAATTGGTATTGTGGCCTCCCGTTTGGTGGAACGCTACGGAGTGCCGGTTTTTATTGGTACTTACGAGGAAGAAGATACGGGTAAAATTCGCGGTTCTGCCAGAGGAATTGAAGAATTTCACGTTTTTGAAGCCCTGCAATTTTGCCAAGATTTACTAGGAAAATTTGGCGGTCATAAAATGGCGGGTGGTTTTAGTTTACCCACAGCTAATTTACTAGCATTTAAACAAAGATTAAGTCAATTTTCTCACAAAATTTTACAAATAGAACAATTAAAACCTTTAATCAAAATTGATACTATCCTAGACTTTAAACAAATAAACCTGCAACTTTTTCAACAAATTGATAGTTTGCAACCCTGGGGAATTGGGAATGAATTACCCGTTTTTTGGACTCCTAACGTGCGAATAGTAGAACAGAAAACTATCGGAAAAAATCATTTAAAATTATTGCTGGCTCAAAGGGATGATACCAGAATTCAAGCCCTAGCTTGGCGTTGGGGCGAATATTGTCCTTTACCAACTCGTTTAGATATTGCCTATAAACTCAAAGAAAATACCTGGAATGGTAATACAACCATAGAAATTGAATTAGTGGGAGTGCGATTACCCCAAGAAAATGATAATATTAAAAAAGCAATTTTTATGCACGCAGATAAAATGTATCAATGTAGTTTTTGGGCTGATTTAAACGAGATTCGCATCAAAAATGAACAGGGCGATATTTTAGTCGTCCAGAAAGGCCAGCGCATTGGTTTATTAGGCAAAAATCGACAACAAGCGAGAGAAGTCAACGTGACTGAACCCCGTTTTTATACTTTAATTAAAGTTGCCATCAAAGCTTTGGCTATCTAA
- the proB gene encoding glutamate 5-kinase yields MNQTIVIKIGTSSLTDNQTGQLSLSTIAALVEVLTRLRAAGHRVVLVSSGAVGVGCRRLGIQERPKKIALKQAIAAVGQGRLMRIYDDLFTSLGQPIAQILLTRPELMERTCYVNAYNTFQALFELGVIAIVNENDTVAIDELKFGDNDTLSALVASLIEADWLFILTDVDRLYSADPRLFPEAAAIARVSPAELAQLSIDAGSSGSQWGTGGMATKLAAARIATSAGVEMAITRGGQPSNILKIMAGEAIGTRFEAQKRSDNARKRWIAYGLMPMGKIYLDAGAIQAICQGGKSLLAAGITKVEGEFSASESVQLCDQEGREVARGIVNYSSEEIDRVKGQHSERIASLLGYMAAETIIHRDNLVILSASSTNSTK; encoded by the coding sequence ATGAACCAAACCATAGTGATCAAAATCGGTACTTCCAGTTTGACCGATAATCAAACCGGCCAATTATCCCTCTCCACGATCGCCGCTTTAGTGGAAGTCCTCACCCGGTTGCGCGCTGCCGGTCATCGGGTGGTATTAGTATCTTCCGGGGCCGTGGGGGTGGGCTGCCGTCGTCTGGGAATACAGGAAAGACCGAAAAAAATCGCCCTCAAACAAGCGATCGCAGCCGTCGGACAAGGTCGTCTGATGCGGATCTATGATGACCTCTTTACCAGTCTTGGTCAACCGATCGCCCAAATTTTGCTGACCCGTCCCGAATTGATGGAACGCACCTGTTATGTCAACGCCTATAATACCTTTCAGGCTTTGTTTGAATTAGGGGTAATTGCCATTGTCAACGAAAATGATACGGTGGCGATCGATGAGTTAAAATTCGGCGATAATGACACTTTATCAGCCCTTGTCGCCAGTTTAATCGAGGCTGACTGGTTATTTATCCTCACCGATGTGGATCGCCTCTACAGTGCCGATCCGCGGCTATTTCCCGAAGCTGCGGCCATTGCCCGAGTTAGTCCCGCAGAATTAGCGCAACTATCGATCGATGCCGGTAGTAGTGGCAGTCAGTGGGGGACCGGGGGTATGGCGACTAAATTGGCCGCGGCCCGGATTGCCACCAGCGCCGGGGTAGAAATGGCGATTACTAGGGGAGGGCAGCCCAGCAATATCTTAAAAATTATGGCAGGAGAGGCGATTGGAACCCGTTTTGAGGCCCAAAAACGCAGTGATAACGCCCGCAAACGCTGGATCGCCTACGGACTAATGCCCATGGGTAAAATCTATCTCGATGCCGGGGCGATTCAAGCCATTTGTCAGGGGGGAAAATCTCTCCTCGCGGCCGGAATCACCAAAGTGGAGGGGGAATTTAGCGCCTCGGAATCGGTGCAATTGTGCGATCAAGAAGGCCGGGAAGTGGCCCGGGGAATTGTTAATTATAGTAGTGAGGAGATCGATCGAGTTAAAGGTCAACATTCCGAGCGTATTGCCAGTTTATTGGGTTATATGGCTGCAGAAACCATTATTCATCGGGATAATCTCGTCATTTTGAGTGCCTCGTCCACCAACTCGACTAAGTAG
- the apcB gene encoding allophycocyanin subunit beta — protein sequence MSPEVQPCEIINKAKLKNVFIAVGRNLIMRDAVTSLIRKYDVTGRYLDRDAIDNLKQYFASGTARLAAAALINANSAALVRGAAIRLFEEVPELIRAGGNAYTTRRYSACLRDMDYYLRYASYALVAADTNVLDERVLQGLRETYNSLGVPIGPTVRGIQIMSEMIQTMATEAGIADTSLIAEPFDHLTRELSEVSI from the coding sequence ATGTCCCCCGAAGTTCAACCCTGTGAGATTATAAATAAAGCGAAACTCAAAAATGTCTTTATTGCTGTTGGGAGAAACTTAATAATGCGAGACGCGGTAACTAGCCTGATTAGAAAATACGATGTCACCGGACGTTATCTCGATCGAGATGCGATCGATAATCTTAAACAATATTTTGCCTCGGGAACTGCCCGTCTAGCTGCCGCCGCCCTCATTAACGCTAATTCGGCGGCGCTCGTGCGTGGGGCGGCGATTCGTCTATTTGAAGAAGTTCCCGAATTGATCCGCGCTGGGGGTAATGCCTACACCACCCGTCGTTATTCTGCCTGTCTGCGGGATATGGATTACTATCTCCGCTATGCCAGTTATGCCCTAGTAGCTGCTGATACTAATGTTCTAGATGAGCGGGTGCTGCAAGGACTGCGGGAAACCTATAATTCCCTCGGTGTTCCCATCGGTCCGACGGTGCGCGGTATCCAAATCATGAGCGAAATGATTCAAACCATGGCTACTGAGGCGGGTATTGCCGACACCTCTTTGATCGCTGAACCCTTTGATCATCTCACTCGCGAATTAAGCGAAGTCTCTATCTAA
- the ruvX gene encoding Holliday junction resolvase RuvX: MERVAALGLDIGKKRVGVAGCDGTGLIATGLTTIIRSSFVADIAQFKAIVKERNIKILVAGLPYTMAGELGFQAQQVQKYAQKLAIALDLPLEYIDERCTSLEAEEFLKAKKQFSSWDKGAIDREAAAIILQQWLDRRRRVNNSGDGRQETGDRRRETN, from the coding sequence ATGGAAAGAGTCGCCGCCCTGGGCTTGGATATCGGCAAAAAACGGGTAGGAGTGGCAGGATGTGACGGTACAGGTTTAATCGCCACCGGTTTAACCACGATTATCCGTTCTTCCTTTGTTGCCGACATAGCACAATTTAAGGCGATTGTCAAGGAAAGAAATATTAAGATTTTGGTGGCGGGACTGCCCTATACCATGGCGGGAGAGTTAGGATTTCAGGCCCAACAGGTGCAAAAATACGCCCAGAAACTAGCCATCGCCTTGGATTTACCCCTGGAATACATTGATGAGCGTTGCACGTCCCTAGAGGCGGAAGAATTCTTAAAAGCCAAAAAACAGTTTTCCTCTTGGGATAAGGGAGCGATCGATCGGGAAGCGGCGGCGATTATTTTACAACAATGGCTCGATCGCCGACGGCGAGTTAATAATTCAGGAGACGGGAGACAGGAGACAGGAGACAGGAGACGGGAGACAAATTAA
- a CDS encoding GNAT family N-acetyltransferase encodes MTTSPVPQGDDFSDRPIRPVQYRDLEDIEALTLDDFDEDIDRRAQNFRTQVQRVRPWFGLFKILSLFPNPLQHRFHVYVAESTADRGEERKIRGAIQVTPFNSSRSTWRVEQVRVHPGESLSEPKGIGAQLLRYCLETVWEARTWVLEVNINQKDSLALFRQHGFQPLAELTYWSLPPQLLQELSKQEADLPNLLPVSNADAQLLYQLDCVSMPPLLRQVFDRHIQDFKISLVDSLFGRCQSWCGGPQISRGYVFEPQRKAAIGYFELILSNQDERPHQAKLIVHPAYTWLYPKLLIQMAQITRKYPPRSLELISADYQHERREYLEQLGAIRSSHTLMMSRSVWHKIRETKPENSALAEMLQGLQSVPRTPIPSRMSWLKWPNNPPLDSLDSPGELPPVKPPSEPPDQGHPV; translated from the coding sequence ATGACCACTTCTCCTGTTCCCCAAGGGGACGATTTTAGCGATCGCCCAATCCGTCCCGTACAATATCGGGATTTGGAAGACATTGAAGCTTTAACCCTAGATGACTTCGATGAGGATATCGATCGTCGCGCCCAAAATTTCCGCACGCAGGTGCAACGGGTGCGTCCTTGGTTTGGGTTGTTTAAAATTCTCAGTCTTTTTCCCAATCCTCTCCAACACCGTTTTCATGTCTATGTGGCTGAGTCTACGGCGGATCGGGGAGAAGAAAGGAAAATTCGCGGGGCCATCCAAGTCACCCCTTTTAATAGTAGTCGCAGCACTTGGCGGGTGGAACAGGTGCGGGTGCATCCGGGGGAGTCTTTAAGCGAACCCAAGGGTATCGGGGCGCAATTACTGCGTTATTGTCTAGAAACGGTTTGGGAAGCCCGCACCTGGGTGTTAGAGGTTAATATCAATCAAAAGGACAGTTTGGCGCTTTTCCGGCAACACGGTTTTCAGCCTTTAGCGGAATTAACCTATTGGTCTTTACCGCCGCAATTATTACAGGAATTGAGCAAACAAGAGGCAGATTTACCGAATTTACTGCCCGTGAGCAATGCTGACGCTCAATTACTTTATCAGTTAGATTGTGTGTCTATGCCGCCGCTACTGCGTCAGGTATTTGATCGCCATATCCAGGATTTTAAAATCAGTTTAGTTGATAGTTTGTTCGGTCGCTGTCAGAGTTGGTGCGGCGGTCCGCAAATTAGTCGCGGTTACGTTTTTGAACCACAACGAAAAGCGGCGATCGGTTATTTTGAATTAATCCTATCTAACCAAGATGAGCGACCCCATCAAGCGAAATTAATTGTCCATCCCGCCTACACTTGGCTCTATCCTAAGTTATTAATCCAGATGGCCCAGATCACTCGCAAGTATCCCCCTCGCTCGCTAGAGTTGATATCTGCTGATTATCAGCACGAAAGACGGGAATATCTGGAACAATTGGGAGCGATCCGCAGTTCCCACACCCTGATGATGTCGCGCTCGGTATGGCACAAAATTCGCGAAACTAAGCCGGAAAATTCCGCCCTAGCAGAAATGCTGCAGGGTTTACAATCGGTGCCGCGAACTCCTATCCCTAGTCGGATGTCTTGGTTAAAATGGCCCAATAATCCCCCCCTGGACTCCCTCGACAGTCCGGGGGAACTTCCCCCAGTTAAACCGCCCTCGGAACCCCCCGATCAGGGGCATCCAGTGTAA
- a CDS encoding MAPEG family protein yields the protein MNLSVSAILLYSIVAAAISVYLPFLLVAYARAKVGYNTSAPRAMFDQLPDYAKRATWAHQNGFETFMIYSAAALMAYVTGVSSSLAANCAIAFVILRLLFSLFYITNVPIARSLMFGLGSLCTYTLFGLSLIKIQ from the coding sequence ATGAATCTCTCCGTCAGTGCCATTCTTCTCTATTCGATAGTGGCCGCCGCTATCTCTGTCTATCTACCTTTTCTGCTGGTCGCTTACGCTAGAGCTAAGGTGGGTTACAATACCTCCGCTCCCCGGGCCATGTTCGACCAACTCCCAGACTACGCTAAACGAGCAACTTGGGCCCATCAAAATGGTTTTGAAACCTTTATGATCTATAGTGCCGCCGCTCTCATGGCCTACGTTACAGGAGTCTCCTCATCCTTGGCTGCTAACTGTGCGATCGCTTTTGTGATCCTCCGGCTTCTATTTTCCCTTTTTTATATCACTAATGTCCCGATCGCTCGTTCCCTGATGTTCGGCCTTGGTTCTCTCTGTACTTATACTCTCTTTGGGTTGAGTTTAATCAAGATTCAGTAG
- a CDS encoding adenosine deaminase: protein MALYADLHRHLGGSVVPRILWRYFHRHERDLAAKFPEYPAFEEFYTRERNSLDEYLELHTLVESVQTAQTLPYFIYRLIRGAYIFENLAYLELRYTPYYRTDEHLNQTERIEQMRSIVDIVGQASKMSEYPIITSQILCMHSRLPYEVNKAIVDLALGMREYVCAIDIAGGDSHYQTRLEEFAGLYSYAREEGLNTTGHLYETKDGCYPQLLPYLQRIGHGIQIPLQYPELLPEVARRHQCLEVCPTTYLKTGTLESLSQLKIVFDRCFEAGVDIAICTDNAGLHNVRLPFEYENLLTLDVIDFRQLQACQDAAFRHAFAWPYSQKPASLLTGLLSVDNPKLPVYQ from the coding sequence GTGGCTTTATACGCGGATTTGCATCGGCATTTAGGGGGATCGGTAGTACCGAGAATTCTCTGGCGCTACTTTCACAGACATGAGCGGGATTTAGCGGCTAAATTCCCAGAATATCCCGCTTTTGAGGAATTTTACACCCGCGAACGCAATAGTTTAGATGAGTATTTGGAATTACATACCCTAGTCGAAAGTGTTCAAACCGCCCAAACTTTGCCCTATTTTATCTATCGTCTGATTCGCGGCGCTTACATCTTCGAGAATCTTGCCTATTTAGAATTGCGCTATACTCCCTACTATCGCACCGACGAACATTTGAACCAAACAGAGCGAATCGAGCAAATGCGATCGATTGTCGATATCGTCGGTCAAGCCTCGAAAATGAGCGAATATCCGATTATTACCAGTCAAATTCTCTGTATGCACTCGCGACTTCCCTACGAAGTCAACAAAGCGATCGTTGATCTGGCCCTAGGGATGAGAGAATACGTCTGTGCGATCGATATTGCTGGGGGTGATTCCCACTACCAAACTCGACTAGAGGAATTTGCCGGTTTATACAGTTATGCCAGGGAAGAGGGTTTAAATACCACCGGCCATCTTTACGAAACAAAGGACGGTTGTTATCCCCAATTACTGCCCTATCTGCAAAGAATTGGTCACGGTATTCAAATTCCCCTACAATATCCGGAATTGCTGCCGGAAGTTGCCCGTCGTCATCAATGTTTAGAAGTCTGTCCCACCACCTATTTAAAAACTGGCACCCTTGAGAGTTTATCGCAATTAAAGATAGTCTTCGATCGCTGTTTTGAAGCGGGGGTTGATATTGCTATCTGTACCGATAATGCTGGTTTACACAATGTCCGGCTGCCCTTCGAGTACGAGAATTTACTCACCCTGGACGTGATCGATTTTCGACAATTACAAGCTTGTCAAGATGCGGCTTTTCGTCATGCTTTTGCCTGGCCCTATAGTCAAAAACCCGCCTCACTTTTAACCGGTTTGTTATCAGTAGATAATCCCAAATTACCGGTTTATCAGTAA
- a CDS encoding alpha/beta fold hydrolase, translating to MQQILGLETQAKIWHWRGFKITYQSAGETGPAIVLVHGFGASWGHWRKNIPVLGEKCRCFALDLIGFGGSDKPEPQKEIDYTFETWGAQIADFCREVVGGPAFLAGNSIGCVAIMQAAVDHPDFVLGVAAINCSLRLLHERKRGELPWYRRLGADFAQIILKNKAIGAFFFQQIAKPQTVRKILLQAYRRSEAVTEELVEIILKPARDQGAIEVFLAFTGYSGGPLPEDLLPILPCPAILLWGSEDPWEPLSLGQELARFPTVKQFIPLAGLGHCPQDEAPEIVNPILLDFLQAPI from the coding sequence ATGCAACAAATTCTAGGATTAGAGACACAGGCAAAAATTTGGCATTGGCGGGGATTCAAAATCACCTATCAGAGTGCGGGGGAGACAGGACCTGCGATCGTGCTTGTGCATGGATTTGGGGCATCTTGGGGACATTGGCGCAAAAATATCCCCGTTTTAGGCGAAAAATGTCGCTGTTTTGCCCTAGATTTAATTGGTTTTGGCGGTTCCGACAAACCCGAACCGCAAAAGGAGATCGATTACACTTTCGAGACTTGGGGGGCGCAGATTGCCGATTTTTGTCGGGAAGTGGTGGGGGGTCCCGCTTTTTTGGCGGGTAATTCCATCGGTTGCGTGGCCATTATGCAGGCTGCCGTCGATCATCCTGATTTTGTCCTTGGGGTAGCGGCGATTAATTGTTCCCTCAGACTACTGCACGAAAGAAAACGGGGGGAATTACCCTGGTATCGTCGTTTAGGCGCAGATTTTGCCCAAATAATTCTCAAAAATAAAGCAATTGGGGCTTTTTTCTTCCAACAGATCGCTAAACCCCAGACAGTGCGTAAAATTCTCCTGCAAGCTTATCGGCGCTCGGAAGCGGTAACGGAGGAATTAGTAGAAATAATCCTAAAACCCGCCCGAGATCAGGGAGCGATCGAGGTTTTCCTCGCTTTTACCGGTTATTCTGGCGGCCCACTCCCAGAAGACCTGCTGCCGATTCTCCCCTGTCCGGCCATTCTGCTTTGGGGTAGCGAGGATCCCTGGGAACCCTTGTCCTTGGGCCAAGAATTAGCAAGATTCCCGACAGTAAAACAGTTTATCCCCTTAGCTGGTTTGGGCCACTGTCCCCAGGATGAAGCCCCAGAAATAGTTAATCCGATTTTATTAGACTTCCTGCAAGCTCCTATCTAA
- a CDS encoding DUF4351 domain-containing protein — protein MTNNIDHDRLFKELISTFFVEFIELFFPQLMDYLDRNSITFLDKEVFTDVTEGEKHESDLVAQVKFRGKESFFLIHVEAQESSRKWFNRRMFTYFARFHEKFVLPIYPIVIFSYSKPKRAAISQYVVDFPDFKVLEFNYQVVQLNRLNWRDFLNQPNPVASALMAKMNIAEKERAKVKAECLRLLITLKLNPAKMQLISGFIDTYINLNPAEEIQFQQEISTFSQPVQEGVMQITTSWMRQGIEQGIEQGIERGIERGIERGIEREKTLILRQLKRKLGEINPSLETKIMQLSIDDVEVLGEALFDFSTVEDLINWLNTLTA, from the coding sequence ATGACTAATAATATTGACCATGACCGCTTATTTAAGGAGTTAATCTCCACCTTTTTTGTCGAATTTATCGAGTTATTTTTTCCTCAATTGATGGATTATTTAGATAGAAACTCGATTACTTTTTTAGACAAAGAAGTATTTACAGATGTCACGGAAGGAGAAAAGCATGAAAGCGATTTAGTCGCACAGGTTAAGTTTCGAGGAAAAGAATCTTTTTTTCTGATTCATGTAGAGGCGCAGGAAAGTTCCCGAAAGTGGTTTAACCGGCGAATGTTTACTTATTTTGCTCGTTTTCATGAGAAATTTGTCTTACCGATTTATCCGATTGTAATTTTTTCTTATTCAAAGCCAAAAAGAGCAGCGATTAGTCAATATGTAGTCGATTTTCCCGATTTTAAGGTATTAGAATTTAACTATCAAGTAGTGCAGTTAAATCGATTAAATTGGCGAGATTTTCTCAATCAACCGAATCCAGTTGCTTCAGCTTTGATGGCGAAGATGAACATTGCCGAGAAAGAGCGAGCCAAGGTAAAAGCGGAATGTCTGCGCTTGTTAATTACTTTAAAGTTAAATCCTGCAAAAATGCAATTAATTTCCGGATTTATTGATACATATATCAATCTAAATCCTGCCGAAGAGATACAATTTCAACAAGAAATTAGCACATTTAGTCAACCCGTACAGGAGGGAGTTATGCAAATTACCACCAGTTGGATGCGTCAAGGTATTGAACAAGGTATTGAACAAGGTATTGAACGCGGTATTGAACGCGGTATTGAACGCGGTATCGAACGGGAAAAGACATTGATTCTTCGTCAACTTAAACGCAAGTTAGGGGAGATTAATCCTTCATTGGAAACTAAAATCATGCAGTTAAGTATTGATGATGTCGAAGTATTAGGAGAAGCTTTATTCGATTTCTCTACGGTTGAAGATTTAATCAATTGGTTAAATACTTTAACTGCCTAG
- a CDS encoding calcium-binding protein, whose translation MTSTLLPSFPAVDDVLFNFAQSDGFWANLETAFGTSYDVVKATQLRQQWKSRDFSQIPPIEVLSDEVLGTANGAYSSSTNKIYLSASFLNTASSAAIINVILEEIGHYVDAQINQVDSAGDEGAIFAELVQGNSLDVATLEVLKAEDDAGVISIGSVSIAVEMANLTGDGNNNNISGTNEDDVIDGLGGNDTLSGLGGNDSLIGGIGNDALYGGTGNDTLDGGDGRDGLYGEEGDDYLQGGADNDNPDYWNGNWRVGGLYGGAGNDTLDGGDGDDYLDPGEGIDSVIGGAGNDQVLLNYSSDTNSLTINYTDANNGTVSNGETIKEIESFNLYLGSGNDTVNLSAATGVIYAEGGLGNDNITGGKAYDNLHGGEGNDTLDGGDGRDGLYGEEGDDYLQGGTDNDNPDYWNRPLHNLIKSQYIGYNKTNSNSKKP comes from the coding sequence ATGACTTCTACCCTCTTGCCGAGCTTTCCTGCTGTTGACGATGTTTTGTTCAATTTCGCTCAATCTGATGGATTTTGGGCGAATTTAGAAACTGCTTTTGGCACAAGTTATGATGTGGTTAAGGCGACGCAATTACGACAGCAGTGGAAAAGTCGAGATTTTAGTCAAATTCCCCCAATTGAGGTACTTAGTGATGAGGTTTTGGGGACGGCGAATGGTGCATATTCCAGCAGTACCAATAAGATTTATCTATCAGCATCTTTTTTGAATACGGCATCGTCAGCAGCGATAATTAATGTAATTTTAGAAGAAATTGGGCATTATGTGGATGCTCAAATTAATCAGGTGGATAGCGCGGGAGATGAGGGGGCAATTTTTGCAGAGTTGGTGCAGGGAAATAGTCTGGATGTGGCAACCTTGGAGGTATTGAAAGCTGAGGATGATGCGGGGGTAATTAGTATTGGTAGCGTGAGTATTGCAGTTGAAATGGCGAATTTGACAGGGGATGGTAATAATAACAATATTTCGGGGACAAATGAGGATGATGTGATTGATGGGTTAGGGGGTAATGATACCCTAAGTGGTTTAGGGGGTAATGATAGTCTGATTGGTGGAATAGGTAATGATGCTCTCTATGGTGGTACAGGAAATGATACCTTAGACGGGGGAGATGGTCGTGATGGACTCTATGGAGAAGAGGGGGACGACTATCTCCAAGGGGGGGCAGATAATGATAACCCAGATTACTGGAATGGTAATTGGCGAGTTGGTGGACTCTACGGCGGTGCTGGAAATGACACTTTAGATGGAGGCGATGGGGATGATTATCTAGACCCTGGTGAAGGTATTGATAGTGTGATTGGGGGTGCAGGAAATGACCAAGTTCTTCTCAACTACAGCAGTGACACCAATAGCTTAACTATCAACTACACCGATGCTAACAATGGTACGGTTTCCAATGGAGAAACCATCAAAGAAATTGAAAGTTTCAATTTGTATTTGGGGAGTGGGAACGATACGGTCAATCTAAGTGCAGCGACTGGGGTAATCTATGCTGAAGGCGGCTTAGGTAACGATAACATCACTGGTGGTAAGGCTTACGACAATCTACATGGGGGAGAAGGGAATGATACCTTAGACGGGGGAGATGGACGTGATGGACTCTATGGAGAAGAGGGAGACGACTATCTCCAAGGGGGAACAGATAATGATAACCCTGACTACTGGAATAGACCTCTCCATAATTTAATTAAATCACAATATATAGGATATAATAAAACAAATAGTAACTCAAAAAAGCCATGA